The Edaphobacter sp. 12200R-103 genome contains a region encoding:
- a CDS encoding glycosyltransferase family 39 protein: MRSSPRVRKPPADLSTGLLFPLFFAAVYLSHITLLRLPYFWDEAGYYIPAAWDFFRTGSLIPQTTLSNAHPPLPSILLAAWWHLSGFVISGTRTLVVMVTAVALVAVFQLAKSLRNTPAAIATVLLTALYPVWFAQSTLAHADIFATAFTLWALALYLAPDSENQILTSGLFSFAALSKETAIITPIALAGFEAFLLVRSGSSSTRRRHLVWIVSLIAPVVPLIAWYSYHYHRTGFVFGNPEFLRYNATANLDAYRVVLSLWHRLLHLSAHMNMYVPVGCTIAILFMPVRSSAPDAMPRRTRAAIFTVLVANWIAFSVLGGALLTRYLLPMYPLVLLLCITEWQRRVRRWWLLAVMTAAAFLAGIWVNPPYAFAPEDNLTYRDMIVLHQHAAAFIEQHYPDSTVLTAWPATAELTRPELGYVRHPVRVTSVQNFAFDQLSRAAQDPGSYDTALVFSTKWEPPPGHVDLSRKNRSLDTKYFDFHHDLTPSEAAALLHGEIVWQARRKGEWAAVLHFPRAFDASLSKSAVTSVQIGSQP; encoded by the coding sequence GTGCGATCTTCTCCGCGAGTCCGCAAGCCCCCCGCTGACCTTTCAACGGGGCTGCTCTTCCCTCTCTTCTTTGCCGCTGTTTACCTGAGCCACATTACCCTGCTTCGCCTGCCCTACTTCTGGGACGAAGCCGGCTATTACATTCCCGCCGCCTGGGACTTTTTCCGAACCGGCTCATTGATTCCGCAGACGACGCTCTCGAACGCGCATCCACCGCTGCCGTCGATCCTCCTTGCGGCATGGTGGCATCTCTCCGGCTTTGTTATCAGCGGAACGCGGACCCTGGTTGTGATGGTCACCGCGGTAGCCCTGGTCGCGGTGTTTCAACTCGCGAAGTCGTTGCGGAATACTCCGGCTGCCATAGCCACGGTTCTGCTGACGGCTCTTTATCCTGTCTGGTTTGCCCAGAGCACCCTGGCGCACGCGGATATCTTCGCCACGGCCTTCACGCTGTGGGCACTTGCCCTATATCTGGCTCCCGACAGCGAAAACCAGATCCTCACATCTGGCCTGTTTTCCTTCGCCGCACTTTCCAAAGAGACTGCGATTATCACGCCGATTGCTTTGGCCGGTTTCGAAGCGTTCCTGCTGGTTCGCTCTGGCAGTTCGTCTACTCGGCGACGGCATCTGGTGTGGATCGTTTCGCTGATAGCGCCAGTCGTTCCTCTGATTGCCTGGTACTCCTACCACTATCACCGCACCGGGTTCGTCTTCGGCAACCCTGAGTTCCTGCGTTACAACGCTACGGCAAACCTGGATGCATACCGCGTCGTGCTCTCCCTTTGGCATCGTCTTCTGCACCTTTCAGCGCACATGAACATGTACGTCCCGGTCGGGTGCACGATTGCGATTCTTTTTATGCCGGTTCGTTCATCCGCCCCGGACGCCATGCCTCGCCGTACGAGAGCTGCGATCTTCACCGTCCTGGTTGCAAACTGGATTGCCTTCTCTGTCCTGGGCGGCGCACTTTTGACGCGCTATCTGCTTCCCATGTATCCGCTGGTGCTGCTGCTTTGCATCACGGAGTGGCAGCGCCGTGTACGCCGCTGGTGGCTTCTGGCTGTAATGACCGCCGCAGCCTTCCTCGCCGGCATCTGGGTCAACCCTCCCTATGCTTTTGCTCCCGAAGACAACCTGACATACCGGGACATGATCGTCCTGCACCAGCACGCGGCCGCTTTTATCGAGCAGCACTACCCTGACAGCACGGTGCTCACAGCCTGGCCAGCTACGGCGGAGCTTACTCGCCCGGAGCTTGGCTATGTCCGGCATCCCGTCAGAGTCACCTCCGTACAGAACTTCGCCTTCGACCAGCTCTCACGGGCGGCGCAGGATCCCGGCAGCTACGATACGGCACTGGTGTTCTCTACCAAGTGGGAGCCGCCTCCGGGCCACGTCGACCTGAGCAGGAAGAATCGTTCCCTCGACACAAAGTACTTTGACTTCCATCACGACCTCACTCCCTCTGAGGCCGCAGCGCTTCTTCACGGTGAGATCGTGTGGCAGGCACGGCGCAAGGGAGAATGGGCGGCCGTCCTCCATTTTCCCCGCGCCTTCGACGCCTCTCTCAGCAAATCAGCCGTGACGTCCGTACAAATTGGCTCTCAGCCGTGA
- a CDS encoding iron-sulfur cluster assembly accessory protein, whose translation MSSATVTPTAEVVTGAPASSHVVNLTSNAIAKVKEIMATQDPVPAGLRIGVVGGGCSGFQYSMSFENQPGMMDKVLRFDDLKVFVDATSAMYLNNCTVDYVETLEAAGFKFENAAVKSTCGCGSSFSV comes from the coding sequence ATGTCATCTGCCACTGTCACCCCTACTGCTGAAGTTGTTACTGGCGCCCCTGCTTCCTCGCACGTCGTTAACCTCACCTCCAATGCAATCGCTAAGGTGAAGGAAATTATGGCCACGCAGGATCCAGTTCCCGCTGGCCTCAGGATCGGTGTTGTCGGTGGAGGCTGTTCCGGCTTCCAGTACTCAATGTCTTTTGAAAATCAGCCCGGAATGATGGATAAGGTTCTCAGGTTTGACGATCTCAAAGTCTTTGTGGACGCAACCTCGGCCATGTATCTGAATAACTGCACGGTCGACTACGTCGAGACGCTTGAGGCCGCCGGCTTCAAGTTCGAGAATGCCGCCGTAAAGTCGACCTGCGGATGCGGTTCCAGCTTCAGCGTCTAA
- a CDS encoding DUF2959 family protein has product MKPARKALCRSTGALLCLALLAGCTRTYYKAMSAFGKEKRDILIARVKDSKKEQQETKEQIKTTMESFQELTGFQGGQLEKSYKKLNGEYEKAADSAKKLHDRINSIDQVSNDLFKEWQKEIDGMGNRKLKRQSEAMLRSSRLQEASYLKSMRQTEARMTPVLTAFHDQVVFLKHNLNARAIGSLKGTSTRISTDVDVLLTSLDGSIAQADALIQSLNSPDDQDAAQPPAR; this is encoded by the coding sequence ATGAAACCCGCCAGAAAAGCTCTCTGCCGAAGCACGGGTGCGCTCCTATGTCTTGCCTTGCTGGCTGGTTGTACACGCACCTACTACAAGGCGATGTCTGCCTTTGGCAAAGAGAAGCGCGACATCCTGATTGCTCGGGTCAAGGACTCAAAGAAGGAACAGCAGGAAACCAAAGAGCAGATCAAGACCACGATGGAGTCGTTCCAGGAGCTGACAGGATTTCAGGGTGGCCAGCTCGAAAAGAGCTACAAGAAGCTCAACGGCGAGTACGAAAAAGCAGCCGATTCGGCAAAGAAGCTCCATGACCGCATCAACTCCATCGATCAGGTGTCAAACGATCTCTTCAAGGAGTGGCAGAAAGAGATTGACGGCATGGGGAATCGCAAGCTGAAGCGGCAGTCGGAAGCGATGCTGCGCAGTTCACGTCTGCAGGAAGCCAGTTATCTCAAATCCATGCGCCAGACAGAAGCCCGGATGACGCCTGTGCTGACAGCCTTCCACGACCAGGTCGTCTTTCTGAAGCACAACCTGAACGCCCGCGCGATTGGTTCCCTGAAGGGAACCTCGACGCGTATCTCTACCGACGTGGATGTGCTGCTGACCAGCCTGGATGGCTCGATCGCCCAGGCCGACGCTCTCATCCAGTCCCTGAACTCCCCTGACGATCAGGACGCAGCACAGCCACCGGCCCGCTAA
- a CDS encoding DUF3467 domain-containing protein produces the protein MNQTKPNAEPTLNLSSTPDYREGYANSVQVRMSVWDFMLVFGTMSQDSPNELTVKNFQGVYLSPQQAKALHNVLAHNLEQYEKTFGTIVLDQQVPPAGGPVH, from the coding sequence ATGAATCAGACCAAGCCGAACGCCGAGCCCACGCTCAACCTCTCCAGCACCCCTGATTACCGTGAAGGCTACGCCAACAGCGTGCAGGTACGCATGTCGGTGTGGGACTTTATGCTGGTTTTTGGAACGATGAGTCAGGACAGCCCGAACGAGCTCACCGTCAAAAATTTCCAGGGAGTCTACCTGAGCCCACAGCAGGCCAAGGCATTGCACAATGTGCTAGCTCACAATCTGGAGCAGTACGAGAAGACCTTTGGAACCATCGTTCTCGATCAGCAGGTTCCTCCAGCCGGCGGCCCGGTTCACTAG
- a CDS encoding PQQ-binding-like beta-propeller repeat protein yields the protein MMQLCTGLMCLSTALLAQTKSTAPGPQNSRNGIVDVKAADLMKSSIHDDWPMYNGDYTGRRYSSLMQVTPENAHRLAPQWVFHSRNPGVLELTPVVVAGVMFVTGSNDAYALDATTGKILWHHERPVTQGLIDDASGHINRGVAVLGTRIYMETDNAHLLCLDARSGNLIWDVPYAFNNRNYGATSAPLIVKDKVLVGTSGGDDGVRGFVAAYDAETGKEAWRFWTIPAPGEPGSETWPTSGKYKDAWKNGGATTWLPGTFDPELNLIFWPTSNPSPDFDGSVREGDNLYTSSVLALDPDTGKLKWHFQFTPHDLNDYDATETPVLIDAVYKGSPRKLLLQANRNGFVYILDRTTGKYLGSKQFALKQNWAKGIDANGRPIRTDLVPTAEGTRMCPSYGGGTNWYSPTYSETTHLFYFLALDDCSVFKAKTADFEEGKAYYSTGAGHMPNEKAKKYLMAFDPFNDKFAWINPQAGVGRSSGGVMSTATGLVAFGDDAEEFEVIDGHNGHPLYHFNVGQPLHASPMSYAVNGRQYFAIAAGSDLFTFALP from the coding sequence ATGATGCAACTGTGCACGGGGTTAATGTGTCTTTCGACTGCGCTGCTGGCACAGACGAAGTCCACGGCTCCAGGCCCGCAGAACTCGCGCAATGGCATCGTCGATGTCAAAGCAGCGGACCTGATGAAGTCGTCCATTCATGACGACTGGCCCATGTACAATGGCGACTACACCGGACGTAGATACAGCAGCCTGATGCAGGTTACGCCGGAGAATGCCCACCGTCTGGCTCCGCAGTGGGTCTTTCACAGCAGGAATCCGGGAGTCCTCGAACTGACGCCGGTGGTGGTTGCCGGGGTGATGTTCGTAACCGGATCCAACGATGCTTACGCGCTCGACGCTACGACCGGAAAGATTCTATGGCACCATGAACGGCCGGTTACCCAAGGTCTGATCGATGATGCTTCGGGACACATTAACCGAGGCGTTGCTGTGCTCGGAACGCGTATCTACATGGAGACGGACAACGCTCATCTGCTTTGTCTCGACGCGCGCAGCGGCAACCTGATCTGGGACGTCCCTTACGCCTTCAACAATCGCAACTACGGTGCAACCAGTGCGCCGCTAATCGTGAAAGATAAGGTACTGGTCGGGACCTCCGGTGGAGATGACGGCGTTCGTGGTTTTGTGGCGGCGTACGATGCAGAGACGGGCAAAGAGGCCTGGCGCTTCTGGACAATTCCTGCTCCTGGCGAGCCGGGATCGGAGACATGGCCCACCAGCGGAAAATATAAAGATGCCTGGAAGAATGGCGGCGCCACTACCTGGCTCCCTGGCACCTTCGATCCTGAACTGAACCTGATCTTCTGGCCGACCAGCAATCCCTCTCCCGATTTCGACGGCTCAGTACGTGAAGGGGATAATCTTTACACCAGCAGTGTGCTTGCACTGGACCCCGACACAGGGAAACTGAAGTGGCACTTCCAGTTCACGCCGCACGATCTGAACGACTACGATGCGACCGAGACGCCTGTGCTGATCGACGCCGTGTACAAGGGTTCGCCGCGCAAGCTGCTCCTCCAGGCAAATCGCAATGGCTTCGTCTACATTCTCGATCGCACCACGGGCAAATATTTAGGGTCGAAGCAGTTTGCGCTCAAGCAGAACTGGGCCAAAGGAATCGACGCGAATGGCCGACCGATCCGCACAGACCTGGTGCCGACGGCGGAGGGAACCCGCATGTGTCCGAGCTACGGCGGCGGCACCAACTGGTACTCGCCCACCTATAGCGAGACCACGCACCTGTTCTATTTCCTGGCGCTGGACGACTGCTCCGTCTTCAAGGCAAAGACCGCCGATTTCGAAGAGGGAAAGGCGTACTACTCGACCGGAGCAGGCCACATGCCGAACGAAAAGGCGAAGAAGTATCTGATGGCCTTCGATCCGTTCAACGACAAGTTCGCCTGGATCAATCCACAGGCAGGTGTCGGACGCTCTTCTGGAGGCGTCATGTCGACGGCGACCGGCCTGGTGGCCTTTGGCGATGATGCGGAGGAGTTTGAGGTGATCGATGGCCACAACGGGCACCCGCTGTATCACTTCAACGTAGGCCAGCCACTGCACGCCTCACCAATGAGCTATGCGGTCAATGGCAGGCAGTACTTCGCGATTGCGGCTGGAAGCGACCTGTTTACGTTTGCTCTGCCCTGA
- a CDS encoding tetratricopeptide repeat protein produces the protein MLRFASFRPTLCGLLLVLALSLAFTPPLPAQQQADQPASIGRVVLVLPFENHSGQSDLAWIGDSFPDTLNQRLSSASFLTISRDDRQYALDHLGFPTDFRPTRATTIRIAQTLDANYVVIGSYTVNNGRISAQAQVLSVNELKMSAPIQESNDLRRLFDVQNTIAWKIAKYIDPQFNVAQQTFLAASGQVRLSAFENYIRGTGTGSAGERIKRLQLAVQQSPGYAAALLALGKTQYSERDYDQAAVTLDRIPKDDRLALEANFYLGLSRFNSARYAEAEKAFSFVASRLPLPEVINNQAVALSRQGHNATALFQRAVAADPKDADYHYNLAVSLFRSGNRSEARREVDLALKLRPADPEAPLLKSLIAQGAPPPAPASANTANRTGNTANSSFEPLERIRRSYSEASFRQAAFQIDQMRAARLATLPASEQAAQYVQMGSDYLAQGLIPEAEREFQSALTADPASAQARAGLAQIRERSGDTAAARDEAHASIKLKPNAAAYLVLARLELNGNQIAASAADVAQALKVEPNNTAALGMKQALAARGQSLP, from the coding sequence GTGCTCAGGTTTGCTTCATTCCGTCCAACCCTTTGCGGTCTTCTCCTGGTCCTCGCGCTCTCTCTCGCCTTCACGCCACCGTTGCCGGCGCAACAACAGGCCGATCAGCCAGCATCTATCGGCCGCGTCGTCCTGGTGCTGCCATTTGAGAACCATTCCGGCCAGAGCGATCTTGCGTGGATCGGCGATTCTTTTCCCGACACGCTGAATCAGAGGCTCTCCTCGGCCAGCTTCCTGACGATCTCGCGCGACGATCGTCAGTATGCGCTCGATCACCTCGGCTTCCCCACGGACTTTCGCCCTACCCGCGCCACGACCATCCGGATCGCCCAGACTCTCGATGCAAATTACGTCGTCATCGGGTCCTACACGGTCAATAACGGACGCATCTCCGCCCAGGCCCAGGTGCTGTCGGTCAATGAGCTAAAGATGTCGGCGCCGATCCAGGAATCCAACGATCTGCGACGTCTCTTCGACGTGCAGAACACCATCGCATGGAAGATCGCAAAGTATATCGATCCGCAGTTCAATGTGGCACAGCAGACGTTTCTAGCAGCATCCGGCCAGGTCAGGCTGAGCGCGTTTGAAAACTATATCCGCGGCACCGGCACCGGCTCTGCCGGGGAGCGCATTAAACGGCTGCAGCTTGCGGTCCAGCAGTCACCCGGCTACGCCGCGGCGCTTCTGGCCCTGGGAAAAACACAGTACTCCGAACGCGATTACGACCAGGCGGCGGTCACGCTCGATCGCATCCCAAAGGATGACCGGCTCGCGCTAGAAGCAAATTTTTATCTTGGACTGTCGCGTTTCAACTCAGCGCGTTATGCCGAAGCCGAAAAGGCCTTCAGCTTTGTCGCCAGTCGACTTCCTCTACCCGAGGTCATCAACAATCAGGCCGTCGCGCTCAGCCGTCAGGGACATAACGCAACCGCGCTCTTCCAACGAGCCGTCGCCGCTGATCCGAAGGACGCGGACTACCACTACAATCTTGCGGTCTCCCTTTTCCGGTCTGGAAACCGTAGCGAGGCGCGGCGTGAAGTCGATCTCGCTCTTAAGCTCCGCCCTGCTGATCCTGAAGCTCCTTTACTCAAAAGCCTGATTGCACAGGGCGCGCCGCCTCCTGCTCCGGCTTCGGCAAATACTGCAAACCGGACCGGGAACACCGCAAACTCCAGCTTTGAGCCTTTGGAGCGGATCCGTCGCAGCTACTCGGAGGCATCGTTCCGTCAGGCTGCGTTTCAGATCGATCAGATGCGGGCGGCACGTCTGGCAACGTTGCCCGCCTCAGAGCAGGCAGCTCAGTACGTCCAGATGGGAAGCGATTATCTCGCTCAGGGCCTGATCCCGGAGGCCGAGCGGGAGTTTCAGTCGGCGTTGACCGCCGATCCTGCCAGCGCGCAGGCACGCGCCGGGCTTGCCCAGATCCGCGAGCGCAGCGGGGATACCGCAGCCGCGCGGGATGAGGCACATGCTTCCATCAAGCTGAAACCGAACGCTGCAGCATACCTGGTTCTGGCAAGACTGGAACTCAACGGAAACCAGATTGCGGCCTCGGCCGCGGATGTAGCGCAGGCCCTGAAGGTTGAGCCCAACAACACCGCTGCTCTCGGCATGAAACAGGCCCTCGCCGCGCGCGGACAAAGCCTGCCGTAG
- a CDS encoding SMP-30/gluconolactonase/LRE family protein, whose translation MSIPVVAQKEQPARGFSLKAEDPAFWKLFDRDAKLSIMGDGFGFTEGPVWEPAGTLLVSDETKNAIYRLYPDGHRDELIQLGDPDGNTFDREHRLIVTASVLRAIIRLSPDMKSYTVLADRYKGQRLNSPNDVTLGPEGAIYFTDPTLDLVKGEKQEIPFQGVYRLDAKGDLTLLTDEIHQPNGLAFSPDGKFLYVDDTAQKNIHRYRLHNGVLSDGMVFADENVPGARGVPDGMKTDTRGNLYVTGPGGVWVWSAAGKHLGTILLPHQPANLTWGGPKNSVLYLTAGSFVYTLPTKTKGHLSYPARAVRP comes from the coding sequence TTGAGCATCCCCGTCGTTGCGCAGAAAGAGCAGCCCGCGCGGGGCTTTTCTCTCAAAGCGGAAGATCCGGCGTTCTGGAAACTCTTCGATCGCGATGCGAAGCTCAGCATAATGGGCGACGGTTTTGGCTTTACCGAAGGGCCGGTGTGGGAGCCTGCCGGGACGCTTCTGGTGAGCGATGAGACGAAGAATGCAATCTATCGGCTCTATCCTGACGGACATCGCGACGAACTTATCCAGCTTGGCGATCCCGATGGCAACACCTTCGACAGAGAACACCGGCTGATCGTAACTGCCAGTGTGCTGCGCGCCATCATCCGGCTGTCGCCCGATATGAAGAGCTATACGGTTCTGGCTGATCGTTACAAGGGCCAGCGCCTGAATAGCCCCAACGATGTGACCCTGGGCCCCGAGGGAGCGATCTACTTCACCGACCCGACGCTCGACCTCGTCAAGGGCGAAAAGCAGGAGATTCCCTTCCAGGGCGTCTACAGGCTGGATGCGAAGGGCGATCTGACTCTGCTGACCGACGAGATTCATCAGCCGAACGGATTGGCATTTTCTCCCGATGGCAAATTTCTCTACGTGGATGACACTGCGCAGAAAAATATTCACCGCTATCGCCTCCATAACGGAGTATTAAGCGACGGGATGGTCTTCGCGGATGAAAACGTGCCCGGAGCGCGTGGAGTCCCTGACGGGATGAAGACGGATACCAGAGGCAATCTCTACGTGACCGGTCCTGGTGGAGTATGGGTGTGGAGTGCAGCGGGCAAGCACCTGGGGACGATCCTTCTGCCGCATCAGCCCGCAAATCTCACATGGGGTGGTCCAAAGAACTCAGTGCTCTATCTGACAGCTGGCTCCTTCGTTTACACGCTTCCGACGAAAACAAAAGGACACCTCTCTTATCCTGCCAGGGCGGTACGCCCATGA
- a CDS encoding c-type cytochrome — protein MFAASTLAAQVAAAPQEHSAVANADAGAHTFSTYCSGCHGADGRGGERAPNIATARNIIALSDADLVAIVQKGVSGSGMPAFGFLGDQTIKDVVAHLRDLQGKNSAIQITGNPEAGKALFFGKAGCSQCHMMKGQGGFIAADLTDYASGLTSDTISDAITKPDAVLAPVSTVVEAVLPDGRQIVGLARAEDNFTITLQSEDGRWHTLEKSKLKSLKHTEHSLHPRDYATRLSTEELNDVVSYLTFSAAAAPPKPHGRRH, from the coding sequence GTGTTTGCTGCCTCCACACTGGCGGCACAGGTTGCTGCTGCTCCGCAGGAGCATTCTGCTGTAGCGAACGCAGATGCGGGTGCGCACACCTTCTCCACCTACTGCTCAGGATGCCATGGGGCCGATGGCCGCGGGGGAGAACGCGCTCCAAACATTGCCACTGCCCGCAATATCATTGCCCTGTCGGATGCAGATCTTGTCGCCATCGTCCAGAAAGGAGTCTCCGGCTCGGGAATGCCTGCCTTCGGCTTCCTTGGCGATCAGACGATTAAGGATGTGGTCGCTCACCTGCGAGATCTGCAGGGCAAAAACTCTGCTATTCAGATCACGGGCAATCCCGAAGCAGGCAAGGCGTTGTTCTTTGGGAAGGCCGGGTGCTCCCAGTGTCACATGATGAAGGGGCAGGGAGGCTTTATCGCTGCCGACCTGACCGATTACGCCAGCGGCCTTACATCGGACACGATCTCAGACGCCATCACCAAGCCCGACGCTGTTCTCGCTCCCGTCTCCACGGTGGTGGAGGCTGTGCTTCCCGATGGGAGGCAGATCGTCGGATTGGCCAGGGCGGAGGATAACTTCACCATCACGTTGCAATCCGAAGATGGGCGCTGGCATACGCTCGAAAAATCGAAGTTGAAGAGCCTGAAGCACACAGAGCATTCGCTCCATCCGCGCGATTATGCGACAAGGCTATCTACTGAAGAATTGAATGATGTGGTGAGTTACCTGACGTTCTCCGCTGCGGCCGCCCCACCAAAGCCACACGGGAGGCGCCATTGA
- a CDS encoding type II secretion system F family protein, with translation MNEFVVRLADERGRVLEQTHMAASAEELRARFTQAGYYVYSVKSRGNLAGSRKKVKLETFLIFNQQFLTLIRAGLPILGALDLLGRRQKQVNFRAQLEDVASRVKTGESISQAFEAQGGFPLVYTTTLLAGERSGNLEEVLQRYLDFQRVSLTFRKKLKASLVYPALLVFMVLGLFIFLITFVVPRFGQLYEQLDTALPPLTIFLMNLGKNAQHYGIYFGIAVAGLIYLIYRWTKTDAGALLIDRIRIRTPIFGDVWLKYQVGLFARTLSTLLTGGLPLVPSLETAARSIDSRQVASAILRSVGTVREGKGLSRSLEQTKAFPELAIEMIEVGESTGALPQMLNSVAEFFEEDVQTNLTAAMSLIEPLILVVMGVVVITILIALYLPIFSLGVTGMGGH, from the coding sequence ATGAACGAATTTGTAGTCCGGCTGGCGGATGAACGCGGGCGAGTCCTGGAACAGACGCACATGGCCGCGAGCGCCGAGGAACTCCGTGCTCGCTTTACGCAGGCTGGCTATTACGTTTATTCGGTCAAATCACGGGGAAATCTCGCCGGCTCCCGAAAAAAGGTCAAGCTCGAGACCTTCCTTATCTTCAACCAGCAGTTTCTGACCCTGATCCGGGCTGGCCTTCCCATTCTCGGAGCATTGGATCTTCTCGGCCGGCGTCAGAAGCAGGTCAACTTCCGGGCCCAGTTGGAAGATGTCGCCTCACGGGTCAAGACCGGCGAGTCGATTTCGCAGGCATTCGAAGCGCAGGGCGGCTTTCCCCTGGTCTATACGACGACCCTGCTGGCCGGAGAGCGCTCCGGAAATCTCGAAGAGGTCCTGCAGCGTTACCTCGACTTTCAACGGGTCTCGCTGACCTTCCGCAAGAAACTCAAGGCAAGTCTCGTCTACCCGGCGCTGCTGGTCTTCATGGTGCTCGGACTCTTCATCTTTCTGATCACCTTCGTCGTTCCCCGTTTTGGCCAGCTCTATGAGCAGCTCGATACCGCTTTGCCGCCGCTTACGATCTTCCTGATGAACCTCGGGAAGAACGCGCAGCACTATGGAATCTACTTCGGCATTGCTGTCGCCGGATTGATCTATCTCATCTATCGATGGACGAAAACCGACGCCGGGGCCTTGCTGATCGATCGCATTCGGATACGAACGCCGATCTTCGGCGATGTGTGGCTCAAGTACCAGGTTGGCCTCTTCGCCAGAACGCTTTCGACGCTGCTGACCGGGGGACTTCCTCTCGTGCCGTCTCTTGAGACCGCCGCGCGGTCCATCGATTCGCGACAGGTTGCGAGTGCCATCCTGCGCTCCGTGGGAACCGTGCGCGAAGGAAAGGGCCTCTCTCGTAGCCTTGAGCAGACAAAAGCCTTCCCGGAGCTGGCCATCGAGATGATCGAAGTTGGCGAGTCCACCGGCGCGCTTCCCCAGATGCTCAACTCCGTGGCCGAGTTCTTCGAAGAAGATGTGCAGACGAATCTCACCGCTGCGATGAGCCTGATTGAGCCATTGATCCTCGTCGTCATGGGTGTTGTTGTGATAACTATTTTGATCGCCCTCTATCTGCCGATCTTCAGCCTCGGCGTGACCGGAATGGGTGGCCACTAA
- the gnd gene encoding decarboxylating NADP(+)-dependent phosphogluconate dehydrogenase — protein MSEGTCDIGLIGLAVMGQNLVLNMNDHGFKVAVFNRTTSKVDEFINHEAKGTQVVGAHSAEELCKLLKRPRRVMLMVKAGDVVDQTIEHVLPYLEKGDIIIDGGNSLFTDSNRRRKELAEKGILFIGTGVSGGEEGARFGPSIMPGGDPAAWPYVKEIFQAIAAKVEDGSPCCDWVGPDGAGHYVKMVHNGIEYGDIQLICEAYQLLRDALGLTPDELAEIFTEWNKGELDSYLIEITSKIFAKKDDDGQPLIDKILDTAGQKGTGKWTAISALDLGQPVTLIGESVFARCLSALKDERVAASKILEGPKKVLTISEKKAFIEDVRRALYCSKMVSYAQGYMLLRAIEQEQKWELNMGGIALMWRGGCIIRSVFLGNIKAAFDKNPKLQNLLLDDFFSSALNKYGASWRKAIIHAIEVGVPTPAFSTALAFYDGYRSENLPANLLQAQRDFFGAHTYERVDKPRGEYFHTNWTGTGGRVSSSTYNA, from the coding sequence ATGTCTGAAGGAACTTGCGATATAGGTCTGATCGGTCTGGCCGTCATGGGCCAAAACCTTGTGCTGAACATGAACGATCACGGCTTCAAGGTTGCAGTCTTTAACCGGACGACCTCGAAGGTTGATGAATTTATCAATCACGAAGCGAAGGGAACCCAGGTTGTGGGGGCCCACTCGGCTGAGGAACTCTGTAAGCTGCTGAAGCGTCCGCGCCGGGTGATGTTGATGGTGAAGGCCGGAGACGTCGTCGATCAGACCATCGAGCATGTCCTCCCCTATCTGGAAAAGGGTGACATCATCATCGACGGCGGCAACTCACTTTTCACCGATTCCAACCGCCGCCGGAAGGAACTTGCCGAGAAGGGGATTCTCTTCATCGGAACCGGCGTCTCCGGTGGTGAAGAGGGCGCCCGTTTCGGTCCGTCCATCATGCCCGGAGGAGATCCCGCAGCGTGGCCTTATGTGAAGGAAATCTTCCAGGCCATTGCGGCCAAGGTGGAAGATGGTTCGCCGTGCTGCGACTGGGTTGGTCCCGATGGCGCCGGCCACTACGTCAAGATGGTCCACAACGGCATCGAGTATGGCGACATTCAGCTGATCTGCGAGGCGTACCAGCTTCTGCGGGATGCTCTTGGCCTGACGCCCGATGAACTCGCCGAGATCTTTACCGAGTGGAACAAGGGAGAGCTGGACAGCTATCTCATCGAGATCACCAGCAAGATCTTCGCCAAGAAGGACGACGACGGCCAGCCGCTGATCGACAAGATTCTGGACACTGCGGGCCAGAAGGGAACCGGCAAGTGGACGGCAATCTCCGCTCTCGATCTGGGCCAGCCGGTTACGCTGATCGGAGAGAGCGTCTTCGCCCGCTGCCTGTCCGCCCTGAAGGACGAGCGTGTCGCTGCTTCGAAGATTCTTGAAGGGCCGAAGAAGGTTCTGACGATCTCGGAGAAGAAGGCGTTCATCGAAGATGTGCGTCGTGCACTCTACTGCTCCAAGATGGTGAGCTACGCGCAGGGCTACATGCTGCTTCGCGCCATCGAGCAGGAGCAGAAGTGGGAGCTGAACATGGGAGGCATCGCGTTGATGTGGCGCGGCGGCTGCATCATCCGCAGCGTCTTCCTCGGCAATATCAAGGCCGCGTTCGATAAGAATCCCAAGCTGCAGAATCTTCTGCTGGATGACTTCTTTTCGAGCGCACTCAACAAGTACGGCGCCTCCTGGCGCAAAGCCATCATCCACGCGATTGAGGTTGGAGTTCCCACGCCCGCCTTCTCAACGGCTCTGGCGTTCTATGACGGCTATCGTTCAGAGAACCTGCCGGCAAACCTGCTCCAGGCTCAGCGCGATTTCTTCGGAGCGCACACCTACGAGCGTGTCGACAAGCCGCGCGGCGAGTACTTCCACACTAACTGGACTGGCACTGGCGGCCGCGTCTCCTCAAGCACCTATAACGCGTAG